The genomic DNA TATCGCTCGTTTAAATCCTAATTTTGCTGCTTCTTTTAATCTTAGTTCCATTTGAGAAACTGATCGCACTTGTCCTCCTAAACCTACTTCTCCTATTAATACTGTCCCAGGATCAACTATCCTATCCCGAAAACTGGCTACTATGGCGATCGCAATTCCTAAGTCTACCGCAGGTTCTTCTACATTCAAACCCCCCGCAGATGCGACGTAGGAATCTAATTTTGACATTGGTATCCCTACCCGTTTTTCCAATACTGCTAATATCTGTACTAAACGATTATAATCTATGCCCGTACCAGCCCGGCGCGGTGATGTATAACTGGTAGGACTAACTAATGCTTGTAATTCTACTACTATTGGTCTTGTTCCTTCACAAGCTACTACAATAGCTGTTCCCGGTGCGGGGTCGTCACGGTTTCCTAGAAATAATTCTGAGGGATTGGGTACTTCTCTTAATCCATTAGATACCATTTCAAATATACCAATTTCGTGGGTAGCTCCGAAACGATTTTTAACAGTTCTTAATAATCTGTGGGAAGCAAAGCGATCGCCCTCAAAATACAAAACCGTATCTACTAAGTGTTCTAAAACCCTGGGGCCAGCAATAGTACCTTCTTTAGTAACATGACCCACAATTAACATTGTAATATCTTCATGTTTAGCCACCTTCATCAAAGCAGCGGTACATTCCCGGACTTGTGCTACTGAACCGGGTGCAGATGTTAAAGCTGGAAAAAAGACAGTTTGTATACTATCAATCACAGCCAAGTTTGGTTTGAGGGAATCAATTTCCCGGAGAATTTCCTCTAAATCCGTTTCTGGTAAAACATACAGGTCTGAGGCAATGCTATGATGTGCTAGGTCATCTTCAGTATTTTCTACATTGTTTTCTGTATTTTTAATTGCTTCTTTTTTAGTATCATCTGCCTCAGAATCAACATTTATAGGGTTAGACATTCCCAACCGAGAAGCACGTAATTTTACTTGTTGTCCTGATTCTTCACCAGTAACGTAGAGAATACGGTATCTTTGGGATAATTCGTTAGAAACTTGGAGAAGTAAAGTAGATTTACCTATACCGGGATCACCACCAATCAGCACCATTGAACCGGGAACAACACCGCCACCGAGTACCCGATCCAACTCACCGTAACCAGATTCCCAGCGAGCAATTTGGCGATCGCTAATTTGGTCAAAAGTCAGAGATGCCCTTGCTTTGGCAGGTTTCTTGCTACTAGATTTAATCCCCCCTGGGGCAACGTGCCAATTACCCACACCCCCTTTAGTAGGTATATCTACCCCAAAGGGTGTAGCATTCTCTTCTACCAAAGAATCATAAGTATCGCAATTTGCACACTTTCCAAACCATTGAGAGAATTCCGCCCCGCACTTGTTACATATAAAAATAGTTTTTGGCTTTGCCATGTGTAATTTTTCTTTAAAAATCTTAACTTTTCCTTAAGTTTCCGAAAAAAATCAAGTTAAATAATAGTAGTGTTTACAGCTTTTTCTAATTAACTAATGCAATGATATCTTAATATTATGGTAATAAAATTCATAATGTAAAAATTTAGTTAGGGAGCGTAGGGAAACTTGGAAAGTAATAAAGAAAAAATCCTGGTAGTAGACGACGAAGCCAGCATTAGGCGGATTTTAGAAACGCGCCTGTCCATGATTGGCTATGATGTAGTCACAGCTGGTGATGGAGAAGAAGCTTTAGAAATTTTCCACAAAGCTGAACCAGACTTGGTAGTTTTGGATGTGATGATGCCCAAACTAGATGGTTACGGCGTTTGTCAAGAATTACGCAAAGAATCCGACGTTCCTATCATCATGCTAACCGCCTTGGGTGATGTAGCCGATAGGATCACTGGTTTAGAACTAGGTGCGGATGACTACGTAGTTAAACCATTCTCTCCCAAAGAATTAGAAGCTCGTATTCGCTCAGTTTTACGCAGAGTAGATAAAATCGGCGCAACTGGTATTCCCAGTTCTGGTGTAATTCATGTTGGTAATATCAGAATTGATACAAATAAACGCCAAGTTTACAAAGGTGATGAACGCATCCGCTTAACTGGGATGGAATTTAGCTTATTAGAACTATTGGTCAGTCGCTCTGGAGAGGCTTTTTCCCGTTCCGAGATTTTACAAGAAGTTTGGGGTTACACACCAGAACGTCACGTAGATACTCGCGTAGTAGATGTACATATTTCCCGGTTACGGGCAAAACTAGAAGATGACCCCAGTAACCCAGAACTTATACTTACTGCTAGAGGCACTGGTTATCTTTTTCAACGTATATTAGAGCCAGGAGAAGAGTAGGTAGGTGACAGGTGACAGGTGACAGTAAGAAGGCAAGAGGCAAAAGTTTATTCTTACCAATGACCAATGACAAAATCTGATCCTAATCGAGTTTTACGGCGTTTACCTCTAGTTGTTGGGGGTTTAGGGGCTGTGCTGTTGTTTGTAAATCGGGTGTTAACACCGGAATTGACAAACTCCCAAGCACGGGGTGATGTGTTGGGAGTGATTTTAAGTGCAGTGTTAATTTTAACTGGTTTAATTTGGCAGCAAGTACAACCTAAAACCCCGGAAACAGTAGAACTTATGGGAGAAGAAGGTTTTGTTTTAGATCCAGATTTACCAGAAACCGTGAAAATAGAATTAGCTTGGGCATCTCGTTTATTGTTAACAAATACTGTAACGCGATCGCTTGTAGTTTATTACGAAGGTAAAGTTCTGTTACGTCGCGGTATTCTGGCTTCTAAATCGGAAGTAGTACCAGGTGCGATATTAAAAAGAGTTTTGGAAACACAAAAACCAGTTTATTTAGTAGCATTAAAAGTTTATCCCGGCAGAATTGAATTTGATTATTTACCCGAAAATACCCAAGGTGTAATTTGTCAACCTCTTGGTAAAGAAGGGGTATTAATTTTAGGAGCAAATGCTCCCCGTAGTTATACAAAACAAGATGAAAATTGGATTGCGGGTATAGCTGATAAATTATCTGTAACACTTCGTAATGGGTAAATCCAGTACCCCTCCCCGCAAGCTAGGAGGGGTGTTATTGATGTCGGTTTAATAAACTATAATATATATAAGCTATTGTATATCTAATTTGGATAAGGTTTGAGCATTGCTGAAGATAAGAAGAAGATAAGAATATTATATGCCTGTTCAGAAACTATAGAAATCAGACACAAAAATACCTTTCACTACGAAAATTATGCAAATTATTTATTGGTTATTAGTAGCTGTAATGCTATTGGGTGTAATTGGTTCTGTAGTTCCCGCTATTCCCGGTAGTAGCTTAATATTAGGGGCTATCATCATCTGGGGAATTATCAGTAGTTCCTTTGCTGCTATTAAAATACCCTTAATTGTCACAGTAATTGTTTTACTCCTAAGTATAGGTGTGGATTTCCTGGCTGGTTACATAGGAGCAAAAAAAGCCGGTGCAAGTAAATGGGGACAAATTGGGGCGTTTGTCGGGTTATTTCTGGGATTTTTCGGATTATTACCTACCTTACCTTTCGGTGGACCACTATTAGGAGTTTTACTAGGCCCCTTGTTAGGAGCAATTATTGGTGAGTATATTTATCAACGAGACTTAGGTAAAGCTGTCAAAGCTGGAATAGGTATCACCGTAGGAACATTGATAGGCAATTTACTTCAGGGTATTCTCGCTGTAAGTGCGGTAGTAGTTTTTATATGGACTACATGGACGCAGGTCTATGGTGGGTAGTATTTTTACGTAAAATCCAGCATTTTTATATTTTTTCTTCATAAAAACTTCATATAACTAAGAATTTATTCTAGAAGTTAAAAAAAATATAAGTGATAATTCACGAAACCTTTGCTGTACAATCTTTTTGCTTAATGTTGAACATACTGAATTAGTATAAATACGTGAATTATTTTAACCACTATAATTTATAGCAATGGACAAGGCGGTTAGGACATTAAGCAGAACTAAAACTTAGACACCGAAAAACTTCTAGCTCTGTCACCTGCCATAACTCTATTCCAGTCAAATCGGCACTTTTCAGATTTCCTGATGTCATCAAGAGAATACAACTCTCGATAAAGATTATATCAAGATGCCTGTGTGTATATTGCCAACCACTGACTGACTATGTAATTATTGAAATGTAAGGAACACACAAGGAACTCAAGCAAACGGCTACATTAGCCTACCGTGTTAACACAGCAATCATAGTTTAGTTTCTAAACTAAAACACAAAAAGACTTTCACTCAGTTAAGACCGTTTATTTTTTCAATTGCTACACAACTTTATAGGTTTGCTGTTCTACACGAGTTACACAATCATTTTTTCACAAATTTTTAATCGGAGCTAAGAACTATAATGTTTAACTTCAAATCACAACTATTAGGAATCGCTGCTGTATTACCAGTTGCTGCTGCTGGTTTATTAGGTTCTGCTGGTTCTGCTCAAGCTGCTGCACTTATAGGTGACTTTGCTCTTTCGGGTAATGGTAATGCTACTTTGTCTTTAGATTCACTTACCTTCAACAACCCAACAACTTTTGACATAATAGACGATGGTACTGTTGATTCTTTCACAGGCTTTACATTAGGCGATATAGGAAACATCATTAGTTTTAGTGGCAATAGTGCAGATAATCCTTGGTTAGATTTAGGAATTGATGCTGGTAGTATTGCAGATGGCTTGAACACCTTTGAACTAACTGCTGCTGACTACGTAACTTCGCAAAATAATGCTTTTGTTGATATCCAAATAACAGCACATGGTATCTTCAAGAGTGCAACAGGAGAACTTTCCAAAGGACAAGCGTTTTTAAC from Okeanomitos corallinicola TIOX110 includes the following:
- the radA gene encoding DNA repair protein RadA; protein product: MAKPKTIFICNKCGAEFSQWFGKCANCDTYDSLVEENATPFGVDIPTKGGVGNWHVAPGGIKSSSKKPAKARASLTFDQISDRQIARWESGYGELDRVLGGGVVPGSMVLIGGDPGIGKSTLLLQVSNELSQRYRILYVTGEESGQQVKLRASRLGMSNPINVDSEADDTKKEAIKNTENNVENTEDDLAHHSIASDLYVLPETDLEEILREIDSLKPNLAVIDSIQTVFFPALTSAPGSVAQVRECTAALMKVAKHEDITMLIVGHVTKEGTIAGPRVLEHLVDTVLYFEGDRFASHRLLRTVKNRFGATHEIGIFEMVSNGLREVPNPSELFLGNRDDPAPGTAIVVACEGTRPIVVELQALVSPTSYTSPRRAGTGIDYNRLVQILAVLEKRVGIPMSKLDSYVASAGGLNVEEPAVDLGIAIAIVASFRDRIVDPGTVLIGEVGLGGQVRSVSQMELRLKEAAKLGFKRAIIPKGQKFPDLNIEILAVSKVIDAIIAAIPHQSLEDIDLETDEDEE
- the rpaB gene encoding response regulator transcription factor RpaB; translated protein: MESNKEKILVVDDEASIRRILETRLSMIGYDVVTAGDGEEALEIFHKAEPDLVVLDVMMPKLDGYGVCQELRKESDVPIIMLTALGDVADRITGLELGADDYVVKPFSPKELEARIRSVLRRVDKIGATGIPSSGVIHVGNIRIDTNKRQVYKGDERIRLTGMEFSLLELLVSRSGEAFSRSEILQEVWGYTPERHVDTRVVDVHISRLRAKLEDDPSNPELILTARGTGYLFQRILEPGEE
- a CDS encoding cofactor assembly of complex C subunit B, with the translated sequence MTKSDPNRVLRRLPLVVGGLGAVLLFVNRVLTPELTNSQARGDVLGVILSAVLILTGLIWQQVQPKTPETVELMGEEGFVLDPDLPETVKIELAWASRLLLTNTVTRSLVVYYEGKVLLRRGILASKSEVVPGAILKRVLETQKPVYLVALKVYPGRIEFDYLPENTQGVICQPLGKEGVLILGANAPRSYTKQDENWIAGIADKLSVTLRNG
- a CDS encoding DUF456 family protein; the encoded protein is MQIIYWLLVAVMLLGVIGSVVPAIPGSSLILGAIIIWGIISSSFAAIKIPLIVTVIVLLLSIGVDFLAGYIGAKKAGASKWGQIGAFVGLFLGFFGLLPTLPFGGPLLGVLLGPLLGAIIGEYIYQRDLGKAVKAGIGITVGTLIGNLLQGILAVSAVVVFIWTTWTQVYGG
- a CDS encoding PEP-CTERM sorting domain-containing protein produces the protein MFNFKSQLLGIAAVLPVAAAGLLGSAGSAQAAALIGDFALSGNGNATLSLDSLTFNNPTTFDIIDDGTVDSFTGFTLGDIGNIISFSGNSADNPWLDLGIDAGSIADGLNTFELTAADYVTSQNNAFVDIQITAHGIFKSATGELSKGQAFLTLQKFGNKATLDAQLASGGSITGLTYSGVSFAATAVPEPTTMLGLGLVAAGMTVARRRKVVKA